Part of the Thermoanaerobaculia bacterium genome is shown below.
CGAGGTCGTCGCGGACGAGGCGGCGCGGCGCGGCTTCCGGAAGCTCGCGATCCTCGGCACGCGGTATCTGATGGAGTCGACGGTCTATCCGGGAGCGCTCGCGCCGAGAGGGATGGGGTGGGAGATTCCGGACGCGGAGGACCGCGAGAGGATCAACACGATCATCTTCCGGGAGCTCGTCAACGGCGTCTTCCCGGAGGGCTCGCGCCTCTACCTCAACGACGTGATCGCGGCGCTCGCCGCCCGGGGCTGCGACGGCGCGGCTCTCGTCTGCACGGAGCTGCCGCTCATCGTTCGGCCCGACGACGCGCCGCTCCCCACGCTCGATTCGACCCGGCTCCTCGCGCGGGCGGCGATCGCGCGGGCGATCGACGGAAAGGAGATCCGATCATGACCCGCCCCGCCTTGAGCTCCCGTCTCGAAGGGTTCGGCACGACGATCTTTTCGGAGATGACGCGCCTCGCCATCGAACACGGCGCGATCAATCTCGCGCAGGGCTTCCCCGACTTCGACGGCCCGGAGTTCGCGAAGGAAGCGGCGATCGCGGCGATCCGGGCGGGCCACGGCCAGTATGCGCGCGTGACGGGGATCCCCGAGCTCCACCGCCGGCTCTCGGAGAAGTATCGCCGCGACTGGGGGCTCGACTATGCGGCCGACGCGGAGATCACGGTCACTTCCGGAGCCACGGAGGCGATCTTCGACGCGATCAACGGCGTCTGCGACGCCGGGGACGAGGTGATCCTCTTCGAGCCGTTCTACGACTCGTACAAGGCGAGCGTCGCGATGGCGGGAGCGAAAGCGGTGTACGTCACGCTCCGCGCCCCCGACTGGAAATTCGATCTCCGGGAGCTCGAAGGCGCTTTCTCGTCCCGGACGCGGGCGATCATGCTGAACACGCCGCACAATCCGACGGGGAAAGTCTTCTCCCGGGACGAGCTCGACGCGATCGCGCGCCTCTGCCGCGAGCACGACGTCGTCTGCGTGACCGACGAGGTGTACGAGCACCTCGTGTACGAGGGGAAGCACGTCCCGATGGCGTCGATTCCCGGCATGCGGGAGCGCACGATCACGATCTCCTCGTTCGGAAAGACGTTCTCGCTGACGGGATGGAAGATCGGCTGGGCGGCGGCGCCTCCGAATCTCACCGCGGCGGTCCGCGCGGCCCACCAGTTCGTCACGTTCGCGACCGCAACTCCTCTCCAGCACGCCGCGGCCTCCGCCTTCGAGGCGCCGCCGAGCTACTACGCCGATCTCCTCGCCTCGTATCGGAGGAAACGCGACTATCTCTCCTCCGAGCTCGCGGCGATCGGCTTCGACGTGCATCCCGCCCACGGGACGTACTTCTGCTGCGCGGGATTCTCGCGATTCCACGGCGGCGACGACGCCGCTTTCTGCCGGTGGCTGACGTCGGAGATCGGCGTCGCGGCACTCCCGCCGACGTCGTTCTACGGCAAGTCGGACGAAGGGAAGCGTTACGCGCGTTTCGCGTTCTGCAAGAAGGACGAGACGCTCGCCGAAGCCGTGAAGCGCCTTCGGCGAAACCTGACCCCCCCGGCTCCCTCTCCCGGCGGAGAGGGAGCGGCCCGGGCGGGTGTCCGAGGCTGAGGTTGCGCGTCGCCCTGGTGCAGTTCGATATCGCCTGGGAAGACGTCGTCGAGAACCATCGGCGGGTCGCGGAGAGGCTCGAGCGCGCGGCGCGGGAAGGCGCGAAGCTCGCGCTGCTGCCGGAGATGTTCCCGACGGGGTTCTCGATGGACGCCTCGCGGATCGCCCAGCCGCCCGGCGGAAGAACGGAGACCTTCCTGCGCGAGCGGGCCGCCGCGCTTTCCCTCTGGATCATCGGCAGCATTCCGGAAGCCGGGACGCCCGCGCCGCGGAACACCGCGCTCGTCGTGTCTCCCGGCGGCGCGGTCGTTCGCTATTCCAAGATCCATCCCTTCACCTACGCCGGCGAGCATCGGCACTACGCGGCGGGGGAGCGCGTCGTCACCGTCGACGTCGAGGGCGTGCGGGTGACGCCCTTCGTCTGCTACGACCTCCGGTTTCCCGAGCCGTTCCGCTTCGCCGCGCGGGAAACGGACCTCT
Proteins encoded:
- a CDS encoding amino acid racemase, whose translation is MAQHVGIVACSAEGAALCYRTIALEAQATMGEHGHPRVTLDSIPMAEHMDFIRAGDWAGVGELLLDSARRVASAGATFAICPDNTVHQAFPYFVARSPIPFLHIAEVVADEAARRGFRKLAILGTRYLMESTVYPGALAPRGMGWEIPDAEDRERINTIIFRELVNGVFPEGSRLYLNDVIAALAARGCDGAALVCTELPLIVRPDDAPLPTLDSTRLLARAAIARAIDGKEIRS
- a CDS encoding methionine aminotransferase; this encodes MTRPALSSRLEGFGTTIFSEMTRLAIEHGAINLAQGFPDFDGPEFAKEAAIAAIRAGHGQYARVTGIPELHRRLSEKYRRDWGLDYAADAEITVTSGATEAIFDAINGVCDAGDEVILFEPFYDSYKASVAMAGAKAVYVTLRAPDWKFDLRELEGAFSSRTRAIMLNTPHNPTGKVFSRDELDAIARLCREHDVVCVTDEVYEHLVYEGKHVPMASIPGMRERTITISSFGKTFSLTGWKIGWAAAPPNLTAAVRAAHQFVTFATATPLQHAAASAFEAPPSYYADLLASYRRKRDYLSSELAAIGFDVHPAHGTYFCCAGFSRFHGGDDAAFCRWLTSEIGVAALPPTSFYGKSDEGKRYARFAFCKKDETLAEAVKRLRRNLTPPAPSPGGEGAARAGVRG
- a CDS encoding carbon-nitrogen family hydrolase; amino-acid sequence: MRVALVQFDIAWEDVVENHRRVAERLERAAREGAKLALLPEMFPTGFSMDASRIAQPPGGRTETFLRERAAALSLWIIGSIPEAGTPAPRNTALVVSPGGAVVRYSKIHPFTYAGEHRHYAAGERVVTVDVEGVRVTPFVCYDLRFPEPFRFAARETDLFAVVANWPDARREHWRTLLRARAIENLAYVAGLNRVGEGGKLRYAGDSALIDPWGETIVEGDAADRVLVGDVDPAKVAEARAKFPVLEDVRTEAYRR